In Persicimonas caeni, a single window of DNA contains:
- the flgF gene encoding flagellar basal-body rod protein FlgF gives MSDGIYTALSGAIARNRQLEVVSHNLANADTDGYRAKRVSFSEVLAGEDVADRQVAMEGSRLDLSQGALQETGNPLDVAVTGRGFLQVQAGAGGEQASLTRNGNLRVDADRRLVTQSGHPVLNIDGLPIYVPGDAANIQIAPDGLIFDEIGVLDEIRLVDVQDPQALQASGDGLYTTAQQNLMPAQGASLEQGFVENANVNPVESMTEMIALHRHFDTMHQLMKTYRTMDQQAINKVGKSSG, from the coding sequence ATGAGCGACGGAATCTACACAGCCTTGTCGGGCGCTATCGCCCGCAACCGCCAGCTCGAGGTGGTCAGCCATAACCTCGCCAATGCGGACACCGACGGATATCGCGCCAAGCGCGTGTCGTTCTCGGAGGTGTTGGCGGGTGAGGACGTGGCCGACCGCCAGGTAGCCATGGAGGGCAGCCGGCTCGATTTGAGCCAGGGGGCTTTGCAGGAGACGGGTAATCCGCTCGACGTCGCCGTCACCGGGAGAGGCTTTTTGCAGGTGCAGGCCGGGGCAGGCGGCGAGCAGGCTTCGCTGACCCGCAACGGCAACCTGCGCGTCGACGCCGACAGGCGGTTGGTCACCCAGTCCGGACACCCCGTGCTCAATATCGACGGACTCCCCATTTACGTGCCCGGTGACGCCGCCAACATCCAGATCGCGCCCGATGGGCTGATCTTCGATGAGATCGGAGTGCTCGACGAGATTCGACTGGTCGACGTGCAAGACCCTCAGGCTCTTCAGGCCTCGGGTGATGGTTTGTATACCACCGCCCAACAGAACCTGATGCCCGCCCAGGGGGCTTCGCTCGAGCAGGGCTTTGTGGAGAACGCCAACGTCAACCCGGTCGAGTCGATGACCGAGATGATCGCGCTGCACCGGCACTTCGACACGATGCACCAGCTCATGAAGACCTATCGCACGATGGACCAGCAGGCGATCAACAAAGTGGGCAAGTCGAGCGGCTGA
- a CDS encoding glutathione S-transferase family protein, which translates to MADELIFYTNPQSRGRIVRWMLEEVGAPYETVVLEYGDEMKSAEYLAVNPMGKVPAIRHGDEVVTECAAICAYLADAFPQAGLAPEPAQRAAYYRWLFFAAGPFESAITNQSLEISVAPEQERMVGYGNLAAVLDTLADAVSQRPYIAGDRFSAADVYVGLQIGFGLEFGTLEKRAEFVDYWGRIKDRPAKKRADELDNALVAGGGEG; encoded by the coding sequence ATGGCCGACGAACTCATCTTTTATACCAATCCGCAGTCGCGGGGCCGGATCGTGCGGTGGATGCTCGAGGAGGTTGGGGCGCCGTATGAGACCGTGGTGCTGGAGTATGGCGACGAGATGAAGTCGGCGGAGTATTTGGCCGTCAACCCGATGGGCAAGGTGCCGGCGATTCGGCATGGGGATGAGGTGGTCACCGAGTGTGCGGCGATCTGTGCGTATCTGGCCGATGCATTTCCGCAGGCGGGGCTGGCGCCCGAGCCGGCCCAGCGGGCGGCGTATTATCGTTGGCTCTTCTTTGCGGCCGGGCCCTTCGAGTCGGCGATCACCAACCAATCGTTGGAGATTAGCGTGGCTCCGGAGCAGGAGCGGATGGTCGGCTACGGCAACCTCGCCGCCGTCCTCGATACGCTGGCCGACGCCGTGTCGCAGCGTCCGTATATTGCCGGCGACAGGTTCAGCGCGGCGGATGTGTACGTGGGGCTGCAGATCGGGTTTGGGCTGGAGTTTGGCACGTTGGAAAAGCGGGCGGAGTTCGTCGACTATTGGGGCAGGATCAAGGACCGGCCGGCGAAAAAGCGTGCGGATGAGTTGGATAACGCGTTGGTGGCCGGCGGCGGCGAGGGATGA